In Arachis hypogaea cultivar Tifrunner chromosome 2, arahy.Tifrunner.gnm2.J5K5, whole genome shotgun sequence, a genomic segment contains:
- the LOC140177180 gene encoding uncharacterized protein: MGIFLDVKEWVKEIMENIQSEERGMFCTLLQQLWRARNSLVFEKKSAPIEEEVQQACMCFDEFWKAQMIEKMKCPIEKPQFSVNQKWKCPPSNIMKVNVDAAVPHDINRGVGVVIRDEMGIIMVSAIKEIPYPLEAHEAEAYAAFWGLNFAKDCYFSKVIIESDNMEVAGPQCRHETCRRTLFSKPPRVSASQRSRGPCTHRRAVKDIVNLDNSGRARYVTVRGIDKTDEA, translated from the exons atgggaataTTTTTAGATGTAAAAGAATGGGTCAAAGAAATAATGGAAAATATTCAGAGTGAAGAAAGGGGCATGTTTTGTACCTTGTTGCAGCAGTTGTGGAGAGCGAGAAATTCTCTTGTCTTTGAGAAAAAATCGGCACCGATTGAGGAAGAAGTTCAACAAGCTTGCATGTGCTTTGATGAATTTTGGAAAGCTCAGATGATAGAAAAAATGAAATGCCCAATAGAGAAGCCCCAATTCTCAGTGAACCAAAAGTGGAAATGCCCACCATCCAACATAATGAAGGTTAATGTAGACGCAGCGGTCCCACATGATATTAATAGAGGAGTTGGTGTTGTAATTAGAGATGAGATGGGAATCATAATGGTATCAGCAATAAAGGAAATACCTTATCCCCTTGAAGCACATGAAGCGGAAGCATATGCAGCATTTTGGGGGTTGAATTTTGCAAAAGACTGTTATTTCTCAAAGGTGATTATTGAAAGTGACAACATGGAA GTCGCAGGGCCGCAATGCAGGCATGAAACCTGTCGAAGAACTCTCTTCTCAAAACCCCCTCGTGTTTCGGCTTCTCAAAGAAGTAGAGGACCTTGTACTCATCGCCGCGCGGTCAAGGACATCGTCAACCTGGACAACAGTGGCAGAGCCCGCTACGTAACGGTCAGAGGCATCGATAAGACCGACGAGGCATAA
- the LOC112748827 gene encoding probable glutathione S-transferase — protein MASSSDSEEVRVLGKWASPFSNRIDLALKLKGVPYKYSEEDLANKSLDLLNYNPVHKKVPVLVHNGNSIAESLVILEYIDEVWNNNNNHAFLPQDPYHRALARFWCKTLDDKILPAIWNACWSDEKGREKAVEEALEALKILQDELKDKKFFGGETIGLVDIAANFIGYWVSILQEIAGLELLTIEKFPKLYEWSQEYINHPVIKEGLPPRDELFAFFKASAKK, from the exons atggcttcttcttcagatagTGAAGAAGTGAGGGTACTGGGAAAATGGGCAAGCCCATTCAGCAACAGAATAGACCTTGCTTTGAAGCTAAAGGGTGTTCCATACAAGTACTCAGAGGAGGATCTTGCTAACAAGAGTCTTGACTTACTCAACTATAACCCTGTTCACAAGAAGGTACCTGTTCTTGTTCACAATGGGAACTCCATAGCTGAGTCACTTGTTATTCTTGAATACATAGATGAGGTTtggaacaacaacaataaccacGCCTTTTTGCCACAAGATCCTTATCATAGAGCCTTGGCACGTTTTTGGTGTAAGACCCTTGATGACAAG ATCTTGCCTGCCATATGGAATGCTTGTTGGAGCGACGAGAAAGGGCGCGAAAAAGCCGTTGAGGAAGCCTTGGAAGCTCTCAAGATACTGCAAGATGAACTGAAGGACAAGAAGTTCTTTGGAGGAGAGACCATAGGATTGGTTGACATAGCAGCAAATTTTATTGGCTACTGGGTTTCTATATTACAAGAAATTGCAGGATTAGAGTTATTGACCATTGAGAAATTTCCTAAGTTATATGAATGGAGTCAAGAGTATATCAATCACCCTGTGATCAAGGAAGGCCTGCCTCCAAGAGATGAATTGTTTGCATTTTTCAAAGCATCTGCTAAAAAGTAG